A stretch of Henckelia pumila isolate YLH828 chromosome 4, ASM3356847v2, whole genome shotgun sequence DNA encodes these proteins:
- the LOC140865730 gene encoding uncharacterized protein has product MVFFQSSISAEQHIEMAKSVNSTDPCLKLRQINQFHKNKRISNATNQLNIPACEQSRSAIIDVVILIAVVGACGFLFYPYAQILARKGIELGEEVVDVVTEEIVHSPLLFGCLGLSILFSAMALVGIMVCTDRRCGKNGCRGLHNAPEFDIQIETEDCLKKPEYLEKAALNRGLFELHRDHHRELEAELKKMAPPNGRAVLVFRARCGCSVGRMEVPGPRKSRKVKK; this is encoded by the coding sequence ATGGTCTTTTTTCAAAGCTCGATTTCGGCTGAGCAGCATATAGAGATGGCCAAATCTGTGAACTCAACCGACCCTTGCTTGAAACTTCGGCAAATCAACCAGTTCCACAAGAACAAAAGGATATCAAACGCTACGAATCAATTGAACATCCCTGCTTGTGAGCAATCTCGCTCTGCTATAATTGATGTTGTAATCTTGATTGCTGTTGTAGGCGCCTGTGGATTCTTGTTCTATCCTTATGCGCAGATTTTAGCGCGTAAAGGTATTGAACTTGGTGAAGAAGTTGTAGATGTTGTAACTGAGGAGATTGTTCATTCCCCTTTGTTATTTGGGTGCTTAGGACTTAGCATTTTATTCTCAGCAATGGCACTTGTGGGGATCATGGTGTGTACAGATAGGAGATGTGGTAAAAATGGCTGTCGTGGTCTGCATAATGCCCCCGAATTCGATATTCAAATAGAGACAGAGGATTGCCTCAAGAAACCTGAGTATCTAGAAAAGGCTGCATTAAACAGGGGACTGTTTGAATTGCATCGTGATCACCATAGAGAATTGGAGGCAGAGCTGAAAAAGATGGCTCCACCTAATGGGAGGGCAGTTCTTGTTTTTCGAGCACGGTGTGGGTGTTCTGTTGGCAGAATGGAGGTTCCGGGACCGAGGAAATCTCGAAAGGTAAAGAAATAG